A genomic stretch from Solanum stenotomum isolate F172 chromosome 8, ASM1918654v1, whole genome shotgun sequence includes:
- the LOC125873045 gene encoding DEAD-box ATP-dependent RNA helicase 35-like isoform X1, with translation MADHLNMEIEEDDDYVEYVPVTKRRAIEAQKILQRKGKSEAFEEEEEKIKLVEAKPSLLVKASQLKKEQPEISHAEQVFQQEKEMIEHLSDKKTLMSVRELAKGITYTEPLRTGWKPPLAIRRNSKKACDAIRKQWHIIVEGDDVTPPIKNFKDMRFPEPILKKLRAKGIIQPTPIQVQGLPVILSGRDMIGIAFTGSGKTLVFVLPLIMVALQEEILMPIAPGEGPFGLIICPSRELARQTYEVIEQFIEPLMESGYPELRPLLCIGGVDMKSQVDVVKRGVHIVVATPGRLKDLLAKKKMNLDNCRYLTLDEADRLVDLGFEDDIREVFDHFKAQRQTLLFSATMPTKIQNFARNALVKPVIVNVGRAGAANLDVIQEVEYVKQEAKIVYLLECLQKTPPPVLVFCENKADVDDIHEYLLLKGVEAVAVHGGKDQEEREYAIAAFKACKKDVLVATDVASKGLDFPDIQHVINYDMPAEIENYVHRIGRTGRCGKTGIATTFINKNQSETTLLDLKHLLQEAKQRIPPVLAELNDPMDDVDAITDASGVKGCAYCGGLGHRIRDCPKLDHQRSQQIANSRRDYFGSGGYRGEI, from the exons ATGGCAGACCACTTAAATATG GAGATTGAAGAGGATGATGATTATGTTGAGTATGTACCAGTTACAAAGCGCAGGGCAATTGAGGCCCAAAAGATCCTTCAGCGCAAGGGGAAATCTGAAgcatttgaagaagaagaggagaaaataaAGCTTGTTGAAGCGAAACCGAGTTTACTTGTCAAGGCATCTCAGCTCAAGAAAGAGCAACCTGAGATAAGTCATGCTGAACAAGTGTTTCAACAAGAGAAGGAGATGATTGAGCATTTATCTGATAAGAAAACGTTGATGTCTGTTCGGGAACTAGCCAAGGGCATTACTTATACAGAGCCTTTGCGCACTGGATGGAAGCCACCCTTAGCCATCAGACGGAACTCAAAGAAAGCTTGTGATGCCATTCGAAAACAGTGGCATATCATTGTGGAAGGGGATGATGTTACCCCACCAATCAAGAACTTCAAGGATATGAGGTTCCCTGAACCAATTCTGAAGAAACTCAGAGCAAAGGGTATTATTCAGCCAACGCCAATCCAAGTGCAGGGGCTTCCAGTAATTTTATCAGGTCGGGATATGATAGGTATAGCTTTCACAGGTTCAGGTAAGACATTAGTTTTTGTGCTGCCACTTATCATGGTGGCATTGCAAGAAGAAATCTTGATGCCTATTGCCCCTGGGGAAGGACCATTTGGCTTGATTATTTGTCCATCTAGAGAGCTTGCCAGACAGACATATGAAGTTATAGAACAGTTTATAGAACCTCTGATGGAGAGTGGCTATCCGGAATTGAGGCCTTTGCTGTGTATTGGTGGAGTTGATATGAAGTCCCAAGTTGATGTTGTGAAGAGGGGAGTTCATATTGTTGTTGCTACTCCTGGAAGACTGAAAGATCTGCTAGCGAAGAAGAAAATGAACCTTGACAACTGCAG ATACTTAACGCTAGATGAGGCTGACAGACTGGTAGATCTTGGTTTTGAAGATGATATTAGGGAGGTGTTTGATCATTTCAAAGCTCAAAGACaaactcttctattttctgCTACAATGCCCACAAAGATCCAAAACTTTGCAAGAAATGCACTAGTTAAACCAGTAATTGTGAATGTGGGTAGAGCTGGAGCAGCCAATCTTGATGTGATCCAGGAAGTGGAGTATGTGAAGCAGGAGGCCAAGATTGTTTACCTTCTCGAATGCTTGCAAAAAACACCACCTCCTGTTTTGGTTTTCTGTGAGAATAAGGCTGATGTGGATGATATCCATGAGTATTTGCTCTTAAAAGGAGTTGAAGCTGTGGCTGTTCATGGAGGCAAGGATCAAGAAGAGAGAGAATATGCAATTGCAGCTTTCAAAGCATGCAAGAAAGATGTTTTAGTTGCCACTGACGTTGCCTCAAAGGGGCTGGATTTTCCTGATATCCAACATGTGATTAACTATGATATGCCTGCTGAAATTGAAAACTATGTGCACAGGATTGGACGAACAGGACGATGTGGAAAAACAGGAATTGCCACCACATTTATTAACAAGAACCAGAGCGAAACAACTCTGCTTGATCTAAAGCATTTGCTGCAAGAAGCAAAGCAGAGAATCCCTCCAGTCCTTGCAGAACTCAATGATCCCATGGATGATGTAGATGCCATCACAGATGCAAGTGGAGTAAAGGGTTGTGCTTATTGTGGTGGGCTTGGTCATCGTATCCGGGACTGTCCCAAACTAGACCACCAAAGAAGCCAACAAATTGCAAATTCAAGGCGGGACTACTTTGGCTCTGGAGGTTATCGTGGAGAAATTTGA
- the LOC125873045 gene encoding DEAD-box ATP-dependent RNA helicase 35-like isoform X2, which produces MIEHLSDKKTLMSVRELAKGITYTEPLRTGWKPPLAIRRNSKKACDAIRKQWHIIVEGDDVTPPIKNFKDMRFPEPILKKLRAKGIIQPTPIQVQGLPVILSGRDMIGIAFTGSGKTLVFVLPLIMVALQEEILMPIAPGEGPFGLIICPSRELARQTYEVIEQFIEPLMESGYPELRPLLCIGGVDMKSQVDVVKRGVHIVVATPGRLKDLLAKKKMNLDNCRYLTLDEADRLVDLGFEDDIREVFDHFKAQRQTLLFSATMPTKIQNFARNALVKPVIVNVGRAGAANLDVIQEVEYVKQEAKIVYLLECLQKTPPPVLVFCENKADVDDIHEYLLLKGVEAVAVHGGKDQEEREYAIAAFKACKKDVLVATDVASKGLDFPDIQHVINYDMPAEIENYVHRIGRTGRCGKTGIATTFINKNQSETTLLDLKHLLQEAKQRIPPVLAELNDPMDDVDAITDASGVKGCAYCGGLGHRIRDCPKLDHQRSQQIANSRRDYFGSGGYRGEI; this is translated from the exons ATGATTGAGCATTTATCTGATAAGAAAACGTTGATGTCTGTTCGGGAACTAGCCAAGGGCATTACTTATACAGAGCCTTTGCGCACTGGATGGAAGCCACCCTTAGCCATCAGACGGAACTCAAAGAAAGCTTGTGATGCCATTCGAAAACAGTGGCATATCATTGTGGAAGGGGATGATGTTACCCCACCAATCAAGAACTTCAAGGATATGAGGTTCCCTGAACCAATTCTGAAGAAACTCAGAGCAAAGGGTATTATTCAGCCAACGCCAATCCAAGTGCAGGGGCTTCCAGTAATTTTATCAGGTCGGGATATGATAGGTATAGCTTTCACAGGTTCAGGTAAGACATTAGTTTTTGTGCTGCCACTTATCATGGTGGCATTGCAAGAAGAAATCTTGATGCCTATTGCCCCTGGGGAAGGACCATTTGGCTTGATTATTTGTCCATCTAGAGAGCTTGCCAGACAGACATATGAAGTTATAGAACAGTTTATAGAACCTCTGATGGAGAGTGGCTATCCGGAATTGAGGCCTTTGCTGTGTATTGGTGGAGTTGATATGAAGTCCCAAGTTGATGTTGTGAAGAGGGGAGTTCATATTGTTGTTGCTACTCCTGGAAGACTGAAAGATCTGCTAGCGAAGAAGAAAATGAACCTTGACAACTGCAG ATACTTAACGCTAGATGAGGCTGACAGACTGGTAGATCTTGGTTTTGAAGATGATATTAGGGAGGTGTTTGATCATTTCAAAGCTCAAAGACaaactcttctattttctgCTACAATGCCCACAAAGATCCAAAACTTTGCAAGAAATGCACTAGTTAAACCAGTAATTGTGAATGTGGGTAGAGCTGGAGCAGCCAATCTTGATGTGATCCAGGAAGTGGAGTATGTGAAGCAGGAGGCCAAGATTGTTTACCTTCTCGAATGCTTGCAAAAAACACCACCTCCTGTTTTGGTTTTCTGTGAGAATAAGGCTGATGTGGATGATATCCATGAGTATTTGCTCTTAAAAGGAGTTGAAGCTGTGGCTGTTCATGGAGGCAAGGATCAAGAAGAGAGAGAATATGCAATTGCAGCTTTCAAAGCATGCAAGAAAGATGTTTTAGTTGCCACTGACGTTGCCTCAAAGGGGCTGGATTTTCCTGATATCCAACATGTGATTAACTATGATATGCCTGCTGAAATTGAAAACTATGTGCACAGGATTGGACGAACAGGACGATGTGGAAAAACAGGAATTGCCACCACATTTATTAACAAGAACCAGAGCGAAACAACTCTGCTTGATCTAAAGCATTTGCTGCAAGAAGCAAAGCAGAGAATCCCTCCAGTCCTTGCAGAACTCAATGATCCCATGGATGATGTAGATGCCATCACAGATGCAAGTGGAGTAAAGGGTTGTGCTTATTGTGGTGGGCTTGGTCATCGTATCCGGGACTGTCCCAAACTAGACCACCAAAGAAGCCAACAAATTGCAAATTCAAGGCGGGACTACTTTGGCTCTGGAGGTTATCGTGGAGAAATTTGA
- the LOC125875175 gene encoding protein SRG1-like isoform X2, giving the protein MAAYSAPPSEVLLSKRVQEMVLHGEEPLGPYICRSGEDNDGKEDIMDTSPIPIIDLNLLSSSTTSDNEREQELEKLRSALSSWGCFQGIGHGIQTSFLDKIRQVSREFFKQPMEEKNKEVLEDYSEKMKMVTEITSKAMAKSLKLEENCFLEQFGKQAQLHARFNYYSPCQRPDLVLGLKPHADGTGYSIILQDEVGLQVLKDGKWYTVPKDPTALFVLMGDQMEVMSNGIFKGLVHRVVSNSERDRISVAMFYTPELGKEIGPEDDLVNMDRPRIYKKVTDYAETHWKFYQRGLRALHTAHI; this is encoded by the exons ATGGCTGCATATTCAGCTCCACCCTCAGAGGTGTTACTGTCAAAAAGAGTTCAAGAAATGGTCCTTCATGGGGAGGAGCCACTAGGACCTTATATTTGCAGAAGTGGTGAAGATAATGATGGAAAAGAAGACATCATGGATACTTCTCCAATTCCTATAATTGATCTAAACCTCCTATCTTCTTCAACAACATCAGATAACGAACGCGAACAAGAGTTGGAGAAACTTAGATCAGCTCTATCTTCTTGGGGATGTTTTCAG GGAATAGGACATGGGATTCAAACTTCTTTCCTGGACAAAATCCGCCAAGTTTCAAGGGAATTCTTCAAACAGCCAATGGAAGAGAAGAACAA AGAGGTCTTAGAAGATTATTCTGAGAAAATGAAAATGGTCACAGAAATTACCTCTAAAGCTATGGCAAAGTCACTGAAGCTGGAAGAAAATTGCTTCTTGGAACAATTTGGAAAACAAGCACAACTTCATGCGCGGTTTAACTACTACTCGCCATGTCAGAGGCCTGATTTGGTTCTTGGCTTAAAACCCCATGCTGATGGAACAGGATACAGTATTATTTTGCAAGATGAAGTAGGACTCCAAGTGCTTAAGGATGGCAAATGGTATACAGTACCAAAAGATCCTACAGCTCTGTTTGTTCTCATGGGTGATCAAATGGAG GTAATGAGCAACGGAATATTCAAGGGCCTGGTGCATAGGGTAGTGAGTAATTCAGAGAGGGATAGAATTTCTGTCGCAATGTTCTACACACCTGAATTAGGGAAAGAAATCGGACCAGAAGATGACTTAGTCAATATGGACAGACCAAGGATATACAAGAAAGTGACAGATTATGCAGAAACTCACTGGAAGTTTTACCAGCGTGGTTTGAGAGCACTACACACTGCACACATTTAG
- the LOC125875175 gene encoding protein SRG1-like isoform X1 — MAAYSAPPSEVLLSKRVQEMVLHGEEPLGPYICRSGEDNDGKEDIMDTSPIPIIDLNLLSSSTTSDNEREQELEKLRSALSSWGCFQGIGHGIQTSFLDKIRQVSREFFKQPMEEKNKYAKSVDDFQGYGADPVPEQGQSLDWSDRLFLEVFPEGRREYNLWPQIPISFREVLEDYSEKMKMVTEITSKAMAKSLKLEENCFLEQFGKQAQLHARFNYYSPCQRPDLVLGLKPHADGTGYSIILQDEVGLQVLKDGKWYTVPKDPTALFVLMGDQMEVMSNGIFKGLVHRVVSNSERDRISVAMFYTPELGKEIGPEDDLVNMDRPRIYKKVTDYAETHWKFYQRGLRALHTAHI, encoded by the exons ATGGCTGCATATTCAGCTCCACCCTCAGAGGTGTTACTGTCAAAAAGAGTTCAAGAAATGGTCCTTCATGGGGAGGAGCCACTAGGACCTTATATTTGCAGAAGTGGTGAAGATAATGATGGAAAAGAAGACATCATGGATACTTCTCCAATTCCTATAATTGATCTAAACCTCCTATCTTCTTCAACAACATCAGATAACGAACGCGAACAAGAGTTGGAGAAACTTAGATCAGCTCTATCTTCTTGGGGATGTTTTCAG GGAATAGGACATGGGATTCAAACTTCTTTCCTGGACAAAATCCGCCAAGTTTCAAGGGAATTCTTCAAACAGCCAATGGAAGAGAAGAACAAGTATGCTAAATCAGTTGATGATTTTCAAGGTTATGGAGCTGATCCTGTTCCGGAACAAGGTCAGTCTCTTGATTGGTCTGATCGTCTCTTCCTCGAGGTATTCCCTGAAGGTAGAAGAGAGTATAACCTCTGGCCACAAATCCCAATATCATTCAG AGAGGTCTTAGAAGATTATTCTGAGAAAATGAAAATGGTCACAGAAATTACCTCTAAAGCTATGGCAAAGTCACTGAAGCTGGAAGAAAATTGCTTCTTGGAACAATTTGGAAAACAAGCACAACTTCATGCGCGGTTTAACTACTACTCGCCATGTCAGAGGCCTGATTTGGTTCTTGGCTTAAAACCCCATGCTGATGGAACAGGATACAGTATTATTTTGCAAGATGAAGTAGGACTCCAAGTGCTTAAGGATGGCAAATGGTATACAGTACCAAAAGATCCTACAGCTCTGTTTGTTCTCATGGGTGATCAAATGGAG GTAATGAGCAACGGAATATTCAAGGGCCTGGTGCATAGGGTAGTGAGTAATTCAGAGAGGGATAGAATTTCTGTCGCAATGTTCTACACACCTGAATTAGGGAAAGAAATCGGACCAGAAGATGACTTAGTCAATATGGACAGACCAAGGATATACAAGAAAGTGACAGATTATGCAGAAACTCACTGGAAGTTTTACCAGCGTGGTTTGAGAGCACTACACACTGCACACATTTAG